DNA from Romeriopsis navalis LEGE 11480:
AGCTTGGCCACATGGTCGCCTTGGATTTCGACATTGCCATCCTTGAGCGTACCGCCGCTACCACACTGGCTTTTGAGCTTTTTCGCCAGGGCCGTGAGTTTTTCGGGTGGATGTTGCAAGCCGGTGACGACGGTGACGGTTTTGCCGCCTTTGCCTTTGCGTGAGATCTGCACTCGGACTTGCTGCTGCTGTGGCGGCAGATCGATGACTGCTTCCTCGATCGATTCAACGGCTTCGCCGAACTCGCGGTAAACCACGCCATCTTGATTTCGTTTCTTTTTTGCCATCACAATCTCCCAACGCCAAACCTGAAAACCTTATAATAACCAGTGACCAGTACCAAAACTTGACCTGTGACTACGACACCGCGCCCCAAGCCTTCTGATACTCAACCGACGGACCCAATGGCGCTCGAAAATCGCCCGGATACCTTGGGACGCTATGGTCAATTCGGGGGAAAATATGTCCCCGAAACTTTGATGCCAGCGCTGTTTGAACTTGAAGCTGCTTATCGGCAGTACAGCCAAGATCCAGAATTTCAAGCCGAACTCGATGGTTTGCTCAAAGACTATGTGGGGCGGCCGAATCCACTGTATTTTGCGGAACGTTTGACAGCGCACTATGCCCGACCCGACGGTAGTGGCCCGCAAATTTACCTGAAGCGGGAAGATCTGAACCATACAGGGGCTCACAAAATTAATAATGCGATCGCCCAAGCCCTTTTAGCGAAACGTATGGGTAAACAGCGGATTATTGCCGAAACGGGTGCGGGACAGCATGGTGTGGCTACGGCCACGGCTTGTGCGCGGTTTGGTCTAGATTGCATTATCTATATGGGCGTTCACGATATGGAACGCCAATCACTGAACGTTTTCCGCATGAAACTGATGGGTGCTGAAGTGCGGGGTGTCGCAGCGGGTACCGGTACGCTCAAAGATGCGACATCGGAGGCAATTCGCGACTGGGTGACGAATGTTGAAAGTACTCACTATATTCTGGGGTCGGTTGCTGGGCCGCATCCTTATCCGATGATTGTGCGCGACTTCCACAACATCATCGGCCGCGAGACACGTCGTCAGTGCGAAGAGAAATGGGGTGGCCTGCCCGATATCCTGATCGCCTGTGTGGGCGGTGGCTCGAATGCGATGGGTTTATTCCATGAGTTTATTCAGGAAGAAAGCATTCGTATTATCGGGGTCGAAGCGGCTGGATTTGGTGTTGAGACCGAGAAGCACGCCGCGACGCTGACCAAAGGTCGGGTGGGGGTGCTCCACGGTGCGATGAGCTACTTACTCCAAGATGAAGATGGCCAGGTGATCGAACCGCATTCGATTAGTGCGGGTTTGGATTATCCAGGAGTTGGCCCAGAGCATAGCTACCTGATGGCGGAGGGTCGGGCGGAATATTACGCCGTGACGGATGCTCAGGCCCTAGAAGCGTTTCAGCGAATTAGTCAACTTGAAGGCATTATCCCGGCATTGGAGACTTCCCACGCAATCGCTTATTTGGAGACGCTTTGCCCAACTCTGGAAGGCAGTCCGAAAATTGTACTCAATTGTTCAGGGCGTGGAGACAAAGATGTCTTGAGTGTGTCAAAGGTGCTGCATCCTGACGGTTAAATCGTTCTGGTGTTACAGGTTCTAACCGATCGTGTGAAGATGCACGATCGGTTTTTTAATGCGTTATTTCACGGCTGGGTAAACGCGGATCGAATTAGCGTTTGATGTGAGATGTGCCTCACTAAACGGGTTTGCGAAAAATCAGAAGATGTTGCTGGGGCAGATCTTGTTTGTTCTCGATGAATTCTAAGCCCACTGCTTCTAGTTCGTGGCGGACTTGACGCTGAGTCATTTTGTGGAGTTTTTTGATCGGAATCAGGGGGTTCTCGCCTTTGTATTCCAGTAGTGCTACCCGTCCTCCCGGTTTCAACGCGGTC
Protein-coding regions in this window:
- a CDS encoding translation initiation factor; this translates as MAKKKRNQDGVVYREFGEAVESIEEAVIDLPPQQQQVRVQISRKGKGGKTVTVVTGLQHPPEKLTALAKKLKSQCGSGGTLKDGNVEIQGDHVAKLVEILVGLGYKAKKSGGK
- the trpB gene encoding tryptophan synthase subunit beta, whose product is MTTTPRPKPSDTQPTDPMALENRPDTLGRYGQFGGKYVPETLMPALFELEAAYRQYSQDPEFQAELDGLLKDYVGRPNPLYFAERLTAHYARPDGSGPQIYLKREDLNHTGAHKINNAIAQALLAKRMGKQRIIAETGAGQHGVATATACARFGLDCIIYMGVHDMERQSLNVFRMKLMGAEVRGVAAGTGTLKDATSEAIRDWVTNVESTHYILGSVAGPHPYPMIVRDFHNIIGRETRRQCEEKWGGLPDILIACVGGGSNAMGLFHEFIQEESIRIIGVEAAGFGVETEKHAATLTKGRVGVLHGAMSYLLQDEDGQVIEPHSISAGLDYPGVGPEHSYLMAEGRAEYYAVTDAQALEAFQRISQLEGIIPALETSHAIAYLETLCPTLEGSPKIVLNCSGRGDKDVLSVSKVLHPDG